Proteins encoded within one genomic window of Candidatus Thiodiazotropha endoloripes:
- a CDS encoding cytochrome c3 family protein codes for MSKLRLPLFITRHVLFALLIGGFAGIGFVLFLTEFDHITSTETFCTTCHSMELVAEPYRQSSHYRPASGVQASCGDCHVSEGVFAATWDHFIGGKDLFNQLFGADYDDPVINALHLPDAAFAAREWFKQRDSATCKRCHVKEAIYGTRPDTVLIHTEDAKEKSCIECHYNLVHRAVPDKAVFKRDKWNRMIEEEFGLSPGEADKLLGGD; via the coding sequence ATGAGTAAGCTGAGACTGCCGCTGTTCATTACTCGCCATGTTCTGTTTGCACTGTTGATCGGTGGTTTTGCCGGTATCGGTTTTGTACTGTTTCTGACTGAGTTCGATCATATCACCAGCACGGAAACATTCTGCACAACCTGCCACTCCATGGAGCTGGTAGCTGAACCCTATCGGCAATCCTCCCACTACCGGCCCGCTTCGGGTGTGCAGGCGAGTTGTGGCGACTGTCATGTATCCGAAGGTGTGTTCGCCGCCACCTGGGATCACTTTATCGGAGGCAAGGATCTGTTCAATCAATTGTTCGGTGCTGATTACGATGATCCAGTGATCAATGCGCTGCATCTGCCTGACGCTGCCTTTGCCGCCAGGGAGTGGTTCAAACAACGTGATTCGGCTACCTGTAAACGTTGCCATGTCAAAGAGGCAATCTATGGTACCCGGCCGGATACGGTTCTGATCCATACCGAAGACGCAAAAGAGAAGAGCTGCATCGAATGTCACTACAATCTGGTACACAGAGCTGTACCGGATAAAGCCGTATTCAAAAGGGATAAATGGAACCGGATGATTGAAGAGGAGTTTGGTTTGTCACCAGGTGAGGCAGATAAACTGCTTGGCGGGGATTGA